The window CGAGACCAAGGCCGCCAGCGGTTGGTCGGTCACCTTGTAAGCGAATTAGGCTTTCCATGTGTGAATCGGAGAATCCGGTCAACCTGTACTCGCAAACTTGACTGGCACGGACGGAGACCGACATTGTTCTCTCAGGGGTCATGCCTGCGAGTGATTCCTTTCAAGGCAAGTCACCTTCTCGGCGGCTCGTGCTGCGGTAAACAGAAGCAGACGTCACACGCAACCATGTCCGCAGTGATAATGGATTTGTCGTGACAATCCAAGCACCACAACCCAATCCCCGGCTGGTGTGTCAGACTGCACGGCAATGCACCTCGAGCCACCGACGATTGGTTGATGGAGTGCGTCGCCTGAACCGCATCCACTTCCAATCACACGTGCCGGCAAGACGTGCATCTAGACGGCCCGTGTCCCTGTTCGAATGGATGACTTCAGGCCCATGGCGGGTAAGCAGCTCACGGCGCTGCCGAGTACGGCTTGGGATGGTCATTTATTGGCGGGCATAACATGCCATGGCCCCGGATCGCCCGTGGCTACGGGCAGTCGACCACGGCAATCGTCGCACGCGTTCCAAGCGCGGCGTGTTTGAGGCCCTCCAAAGCGCTTACCCGCCGATCATGAGAAGCGTCTGGCATGAAGCCATCCGTATGGGTGGACTCGTCATGGACGATCCTGCTGAGATGGCGGCGTGAACCGTCCAGAGCGGCCAAAATCAAAATGCCTGGCGGATATGGGACGAACAGAATGGGGGCTTCAAGAGGAGGCGCAAGCTTGCAAATGCAAGTGGTATACTCTCTCAACATCCAAATCGAAGCGGAGCGAACCGTGAACAAGAGCAGGCAGGCCGTCATGCTCATGTTTGAGACGGCATTGTTGTTGAGCAACCGCGCTGTCCCCAACACCCGCTCTTCTCTACCCCTGGCCTGCCTGACAAAGTGCACAACCGGTAGGGGGATTACGCGGCAGCGCTTGCTACAACCAGCTTCAATGAGAAATATACGAAGCCGGCATCTCCCCTGCCTTGCCTTCGCGCGCGCCAGCCGAACTCGCCGCGAAATTCCTGCAGCTCGGTGCGGTTGGGTCCTGAGCGTGTGAAATTGAGCACAGTGGACGCGTCCAGAAGAGATGCCGCCTTCAAGCTACCACCTCTGCTGGTCCTATATATGATACCCCTTTTCTTGCCGGTTTCGTTTCCACTTCTCAAGAAGACGCAATCCAAATCACCGCCACCATGCGCACTGTTGGCGAACTGTTGATGCAGAGTCCGACGAGTCCGGTGAAGGAAACGCAACTCCAAACAGGCACGAACAAAAAATGGGCCGAGCAATATCATTTCATCAAGAACATCATCACACACACCCGCGTCGAGAACGGATGTGCTGTCGCCGACTTCCAAGCGGCCTTCCTGCCTCcctacgccgacgacgcactGCGGATGAGTGCACCAGCGGTTTCTCCAAACGAACGACAATGGCGACTACAGACCGAGGCTGACTGCGAATTATGGTTTCATTCCGAGATATCCAACGTCGTGCTCGCTGCCTGGAGTCAATACCCTGCGCTGACCCAAACCTCACACTCGAAGCCGATGGGGGACAAGGCAGTCGCCGAGGAGATAGATGCGACTTATGCTTTCAGGTCTAGGCATCACAAGGTTGCTCTCGCCATAGGGGAGATGAAGCGAAACCTTATCAATCCAGGTCCTTGGCAGCGTGGAAATATCTCCATGGATATGACGCAGAAAAGGCTATCCAAGGAGTTACGTGGGTACGCAGTCTCCTCCAGTCGGCTGCGGCTTTCACATCCTTCGCGACGGAGCTAACGGGGAAGGCAGCTACGCCGACAAGTACGAGTGCCTAGGGTGTTCTGCTTTGACGGCGAGACACTTGTTCTTCTCCAGTTTCGTGCGAACACGCCAGGAGAGATCCGAGAGGAGGGCTGCCCTGTTGACTGCTGGGTTCTTCCTCGGACAAAGAGCACGACGACATTACGTTATGCCTTCTACATGCTTCTCGTACAAGGTCTCCGCCGTTTTCAAGGCTCCCTCgcccagccgccgacggtgggCCGGCACTCGTCCCATTTTCGGCAATTCTACAATGGTTGTCCACTTTGGAAGAACGGCAACTTGAACAGCCCTCGACACCCCGACGAGTACGAACGTTCGGTAGACACTGACACGGGGGAGATGATATGGACACACCCCATTGACCCTAACCCTGTCCGGGAGACTCTTCCAATTTGGGGTCCGGAGGCGGTACTGTGAGGTTGCGGCACCCGGCGCGGATAGTATCCTAACCGAGACATTTGCATATGAAAATCATGGCAAGAGTGACGTCGGGGCGGAAACGGCAAGCAGAAGTAGTATCTCAAGTAACTTGGCAGCAGAAGCGGGTTATCGCACATGGTTGACTCTTCAAGGCATGGGTACCAACGCAGGCGAGCTTAGGTATTTAACACGACGAGTCCGTCTTCCCAGAAGCAATCTTGGTTAGCCTCATACTGCCGAGTGAGGAATTTAATGTCGTCTTTGATGCGAATGGCAAAGTCTTCGTCGGAAAGATTCTCATCCACGCTTTCCAGATCGAGAACGAAAATCTTATCTCCGACAATATGGAAATTATCCAGCTTCAAATCGCCATGTGCTATACCAAATTGAGAAAGAGCGCTAAAGGCCTCGTGCAGCATGCGACGAAGATCTCTCGGCTCAGCTAGGGATCCCTCGGGTGTAGCTAGGTTTTCCCCACCGATATCGGACAATAGGAGGCTTCTAGTGCCCTTATACTTGAGCTCACCGTAGCATATTGGGACGACGATTCCCTGTAAGGGCTTGACCCTCTCATAAATTACCTTCTCCATGTCGAACTCCTCATCCCAACCTTCCTTGTAACGTTTCAGTACAAGCCGGGAAGATATGCTCCATTCAGGAAAGAACGCTTCGAATTGGGCGCGTAAAAAGGAGGGAAGAAGACCGACGACAGTTCGGACAAGTCGCTCCGTAGTGGATGGGAGGACTTGAAGAAGCAGAACGTGAGGGTGGATGTAGGAGTGTttcgtggcggcggcggtaaTCAAACGCGTTCGAAAGCGAAAGGACTGTTGAGCGATCAGCCGGGGCAAGTTCTTTCATGGCGAGACACGCACCACTTTCTCGGCATGGTTTGATTCCGAATTGGATCTTGCCCTTGGTGGTCGCAGCTTCAGGGGGCCAGGAGGTCGGCAAAACTCGTCCACAGGGGGAGCGTTGTAGGGCGGGATGGTCCATTTGGGCGACACGGGGTCCTTGGAAACGACGTGCCCTTCCATGTCGAAAACTGGACAAACGAGGTCCGATGCTTGCCAATGACGCGCTGCGGCCACGACGAAATGCCTGCGTCTGTTGGTCCGGCCGAGTTCAAGTAAGCTGGGAAATTGTTCGTCCAACTTGATGGATGGCAGGGTTGGTGATGACGACGCATGAACCTCGGAGCAACGTATTTGCGTGGGTAGTTGATTGGCCACTCGTGTCTAAGCCAATGAATGCCAATGAATAGGGGAGAAATCAAATATCCTTGGTGGTGGCTCTGACGGCGCAATCTTCATCAAGGTTGATCGCCTACGAGGAAATCGTTTCTCTCGCATTGTACTCGGTTTCATCATCTTCTTTGCTCCCGCGTTCGACGTTGCAAACGACGAATCCTCGGATCCACCAAGGGCACCTACGCACCGAATCGACAAACATCGGAGCACTCCTGTGCCCATTCGGGAACGCAATGTTTCAGTCCCGGTTCACTCGGGAAACGATGGAGGGTTCACGACGAGAGTGACGCTGTATACGAGGCTTCATGAACGGGGTTTTTTCTTTTTGTGTCCACAGTGCCTACACCCATTCTGGCGTGGCAGGTCCGTGGCGCCGTCAGTGGAAGCCAAAGTTTGTCGCGGCCAACACTCACCACAGGAAGCATTGTGTTGCCCTGGTTGGCTGTCCTGAGACGTATTATTTCCAGTTGCCTCGTATGCCATTTTCAAGCAATTCTCGGCCGATGCCAGGGGTGTGTCTCTGGGCATCCGTGGTCATGAACCGCTCAATGAATCGATGCCTACGTTGGCCACTTTTGATGCCAGAAGGAAACCATCGCATACAGGCTGTGCACTTTAGCGCACAAGGACTGAGCCGGCATCGCCTCGAGAGTTTGTCGGTCAAGTGCAACTTTTGGCcgccgcaagtactgtactgctcACTGTCGGTTCGTGCATTAATACCGTGCATTAATTTGCACGGAATCAAGCAGGTGCACGGGGTGTTGCAGTATCACTCACTTGCGGCACCTACTTGGGAACAACCCAAACTGGCAGGATAACGCGGCAGTTTCCTACCAGGGGAACCCGCTTGGGCAGAGTTTCGAGTGGCAAACGCTAGCCGTCGAGTCGGAGCGTCATAACCTACATGCTTGACCgtctctctcctctccccgcGAAGTGACGAGGAAACCATGGCATTTTCTATTCATGACCGTCACGCCTGATCGAGAATAGGACGTCCGTGTCGCCCATCACATTGCTCATGTCCGGTTCGATGTGCAGGGGCAAGGGCTGTTCTCGCAACCGATGTCAATGGTGAGCTGGCAGAGTCGAGATGGCGAACGGGTGCTGTGTAGATGGCAATACGAGTTGCCAGCTTGCCCTCCTTTACTTTAGCAgtgtgcacttgcatgctGGGCATGTAGAAGgactgtaggtgtacggagtgggTGGTGTTGTGATGATGGCTGTTCTTGCAACCGATGTCAATGGTGAGCTGGCAGAGTCGAAATGGCAAACGGGTGCTGTGTAGATGGCATTACGAGTTGCCAGCTTGCCCTCCTTTGCTATAGCAGTATGCACTTGCCTGCTGCGCATGTAAAAGgactgtaggtgtaggtggtGTTGTGATGGCTCTTCTCGTCATGCCTCCACCGTTTGGTGGTTAgtggcgaggcgaggacggatCCGGCGGCAGCTCACGTGGCGTCACACGTGACAGAGCTCCGTCATGGGCCAGACTGCGGGTCTCCGGAACTCTGCTGCTGAAATCATCCGATCTGATGAAAGGCAACGTACGAAGCTCCCACACTCGACAAGAATTACGTGCACGACGTACTCGCACACGCTGATCATGGCCGCCCTCATCTCCCGCCGTCTGTTTTCCACCTCGACCCGTCGGTTCCAGAGCCACGTGCAGGATGAGCTGAGGAAGGAGACGAAGCAAAACCCGGAGCTTTGGGTGCGTGCGACGAGCAACGCACGAGCGGATCGTGTCGCCGCGGAAGCTAACATTGGGCCGCAGATCCTCGGTGGTGTCATggttgccgccctcggcggtgCCGGTTTCTACTTTGGTACGCTGCCCTTGGCTGGCGAATGCTGCGTGCCGCGTGATGCTGACCGAGGTAggccgctcgccgacgggcgCCACGTCGGAGACGCGAGTCACCATAGCCAAGGACGGGATGCCGTGGGAAGGCGACTCGAGTCtcggcaagtacaagtaccaccCCGGTGGCGACATCACAAAGGAGCCCAAGGAAGCGCCCAGCGCGctcaacgtcgtcgtcgtgcccggcGTGACGCTTCCCAAGGAGCTTCACgacaagtacaacaagtgGGGCAAGGATGGCTATCCttgagcgtcgacgaggcgaacATGTCGAGATGCCACGGCGTGGCTGTCGGACGGAGGCTGGACCAGGCATGGCTCGCGCGGCccctgtactgtagatgtatTGTGGCAACAGAATTTAGGACTCGACTTGGGACTCGATGACGTGGGAAGGGGGTAGACATTTATGCCGACTGTGCACTGGATTCTCGCCCTCTGTGCGGATTCTCGCCCTCGGGGCATTGGATTCTTGGAAGGGGATGGAAGACCGGTTCATGCCCACTGTGCATTGGATTCTCCTCTGGCCATTGGATTCTCTGGTAAATGTCAACATCGAGGTCCGCAAGGTCACGCCCGAGACGACAAATGCCATGCTGCTGGCGGCTGCCTGTGCATCGGGCACCGCACCCCGTCGTCACGTGGCCGAGCCGACGGTCGCTTCCGTCACTCGCCGAGGCATCGAACCTCGTCGCTCGTGAAGCCAAAGAGGAACAGGAGGTCGAGCAGGCTCTCGCCGTTGAGGCGCGCGTCCGCCTCCATCTGCACGCGCGGCTTGGCGTTCCAGGCCACGCCAAGGCCCGCCTTTTCCAGCATGAGCAGGTCGttggcgccatcgccgacggcgacgacctgcGACAGGTCAATCTTCTCCTTGGCGGCGATCTCGACGAGCAGGTCGCGCTTGCGCTCCCGGCCGACAATGGTCCCTTCCGTCTCGCCCGtgagcttgccgtcggcgacgacgacgtggtTGGCAAAGGCGTAGTCGATGCCGAGATCCGTCGCGAGCCAGCTCGTGAGCGGCTGGAAACCGCCGGAGAGGACGGCGGTCTTGACGCCGAGGCGCTTCAGCGCCCGGATGAGCTCTCGCGCGCCCTCGGTGACGCGGAGGACGGGCTGGAGGTCGCGAAAGACGGATGCGTCGACGCCCCTGAGCAGGCGCACGCGCTGGGTGAAGGATGCGTCAaactcgagctcgccgagcatgGCCCGGCGGGTGATGTTGGCGACGCgcgcggcgaggtcggccggTTCCTTGAGCGTCTCGGCCATGAGCTCGATGACCTCTTGGGTGATGAGGGTGCTGTCCAtgtcgaagacgacgaggcgcggGTGGCGGCGCCAGACCCGGTCCAGCTGcagggcgacgtcgacgttccACTCCCTCTCGAAGCGGTAGATCATCTCGTGGCGGCGAAGGTCCGACAGGCTCAGGtacgagggcgccggcgagagcgtcagctcgacgaccCGCGGGTTCTCGGCGTTGTCGAGGCAGCGGTGGGACGAGTGcggcgcgtcggcgtcctggGGCGGGGGGAAGGTGGACATGAGGTGGAGGAAGGAGGTGATGCACAGCGGCGATATGTAGGATCCGTAGAGGTGGTCCAGCTGCTCCGACtcctgcgtcggcggctcgagCGGGAAGGCCTCCATGTTGGTCGTCGGCGCGAGGTTGGTCGGCAGGGACTCGCAGCTGTCGGCGAGGCCCTTgaccgaggtcgaggccggcagccGTTGGTCCGACGTCTTGTAGAAGAGGGTGGCGACGAGCCGGTCGGCCCGGCGTCCCGAGGCGGGCGCGCAGTTGGGGTGCGAGAAGCTGTGGTTGACGCcgctgtcgacgatggtcGGCGGGTTGTCCTCGGACGGGATGCCGTTGAAGGGCAGCATCGACTTGGGCTTGGGCGGCGCGAggcccgcggcggcggctgggggcgtgtcctcgacgacggtgtcgATGCCCTGGTGGGCGTCGgggtggcgaggagggcggtaCTGCTGGTGGTCGCTGAGGTAGGAGCCGCTAcgcaagccggcggcgagctgcggGCGGCCGGggcccggcgtcggcggatctgcggcgtcgaccatgtcgtcgaggttggcTGACGGCGAGGTGCCCACGATTCAAAGGTGAAGCCGGCGATTCGTCGGAAGGCGAGCGTCGGATGGTTCGTGGTCGGATGGTTCGTGGTCTGGCCGGAAAAACGCCGGgagagctcggcgacgtTGACGGTGGTTTGTCCTAAGGACGCTCGCACGATGCAAAGGGGGAAAAGGAATGTCGACGGGATAAAAAAAAGGGCTTTTCGATGGAAAGCACCCGACGACGTCTTGGTGCGTGAGCATCTACGTGCGCGACGCTCATGTGCTGGTAGTCACGGCACCGTGGCCAGTGTCTTGGATGGCATCATCCGCAGTCCGTTGATCTCGTCTCTTGCACGTTGCTGCTGCCTGCTGCCATGACCTCCGTAAGTACGTAAGCGAGTCTTTCAACGTCATCGATCTGCtcttacggagcacttgcttctacttgtatttgtacttgcttcTACTTGTA of the Drechmeria coniospora strain ARSEF 6962 chromosome 01, whole genome shotgun sequence genome contains:
- a CDS encoding Protein kinase-like domain protein, with the protein product MEGHVVSKDPVSPKWTIPPYNAPPVDEFCRPPGPLKLRPPRARSNSESNHAEKVSFRFRTRLITAAATKHSYIHPHVLLLQVLPSTTERLVRTVVGLLPSFLRAQFEAFFPEWSISSRLVLKRYKEGWDEEFDMEKVIYERVKPLQGIVVPICYGELKYKGTRSLLLSDIGGENLATPEGSLAEPRDLRRMLHEAFSALSQFGIAHGDLKLDNFHIVGDKIFVLDLESVDENLSDEDFAIRIKDDIKFLTRQYEANQDCFWEDGLVVLNT
- a CDS encoding phosphoserine phosphatase, with translation MVDAADPPTPGPGRPQLAAGLRSGSYLSDHQQYRPPRHPDAHQGIDTVVEDTPPAAAAGLAPPKPKSMLPFNGIPSEDNPPTIVDSGVNHSFSHPNCAPASGRRADRLVATLFYKTSDQRLPASTSVKGLADSCESLPTNLAPTTNMEAFPLEPPTQESEQLDHLYGSYISPLCITSFLHLMSTFPPPQDADAPHSSHRCLDNAENPRVVELTLSPAPSYLSLSDLRRHEMIYRFEREWNVDVALQLDRVWRRHPRLVVFDMDSTLITQEVIELMAETLKEPADLAARVANITRRAMLGELEFDASFTQRVRLLRGVDASVFRDLQPVLRVTEGARELIRALKRLGVKTAVLSGGFQPLTSWLATDLGIDYAFANHVVVADGKLTGETEGTIVGRERKRDLLVEIAAKEKIDLSQVVAVGDGANDLLMLEKAGLGVAWNAKPRVQMEADARLNGESLLDLLFLFGFTSDEVRCLGE